Genomic window (Bosea sp. (in: a-proteobacteria)):
TTCGCATGCTCGCTCTCCGACCAGGGCGAGATCGCAGCCTCCGTCGTCGCCTCCTCGGCGTGGGCCGCGGGGCCGAGCGTCAGAGGCAGCAGGATGAGCAGGGGCAGAATGCGGTTCACGACCCTGCCTTTAGCGATCGCGAGCCTGAAAAGCGAACAAAACCTGTCGTCCTCCGCCGTTTCGCGCCGCTGCGGCGCGCCGGCAATCTCGCGCAGGATTGGGGCACAATCGCGATATCGCCAGCGCGGATGCACACGAACGTGATCCGGCGCGTGCCGTGGGTAAAGCCGATTCCACTTTCCGGTCCGATGCTCTAGCATGGGCGTCATGAAGATCGGCTCACAATCGCGCATCGGCGGCCGCAGCTATCTCGACGGGCAATGCCTGATCGCGATGCCGGGCATGGCCGATACGCGCTTCAGCCGCAGCGTGGTCTATGTCTGCGCCCATTCCGAGGACGGGGCGATGGGCATCATCGTCAACAAGCCGGCGGGGGCGACGAGCTTTCCCGACCTGCTCGTCCAGCTCGACGTGATTCCCTCCGAGGAGGTGATCCGCCTGCCGAGCCGGGCCGAGCGCATGCAGGTGCTGCGCGGCGGACCCGTCGAGACCAAGCGCGGCTTTGTCCTGCATACCGCCGATTTCTTCCTCGAATCGGCGACCCTGCCGATCGACGACGGCATCTGCCTGACGGCGACGCTCGACATCCTGCGCGCCATCGCCACCGGCGGCGGGCCCGAGAACGCGGTCCTGGCGCTGGGCTATGCCGGCTGGGCGGCCGGCCAGCTCGAGGCCGAGATCCAGTCCAATGGCTGGCTGCATTGCGCCGCCGATCCGGAGCTTCTCTTCGACGAGG
Coding sequences:
- a CDS encoding YqgE/AlgH family protein, with amino-acid sequence MGVMKIGSQSRIGGRSYLDGQCLIAMPGMADTRFSRSVVYVCAHSEDGAMGIIVNKPAGATSFPDLLVQLDVIPSEEVIRLPSRAERMQVLRGGPVETKRGFVLHTADFFLESATLPIDDGICLTATLDILRAIATGGGPENAVLALGYAGWAAGQLEAEIQSNGWLHCAADPELLFDEVVETKYQRALGKIGIDPAFLSRDAGHA